One genomic window of Staphylococcus hsinchuensis includes the following:
- the rplX gene encoding 50S ribosomal protein L24 translates to MHIKKGDNVKVIAGKDKGKEGKVVQTLPKQDRVVVEGVNVIKKHKKPTQFNPEGGILETEAAIHVSNVQLLDPKTNEPTRVGYKIEDGKKVRIAKKSGEEIKSNNE, encoded by the coding sequence ATGCATATCAAAAAAGGTGACAATGTAAAAGTTATCGCAGGTAAAGACAAAGGTAAGGAAGGTAAAGTTGTTCAAACATTACCTAAACAAGACCGTGTCGTTGTGGAAGGTGTTAACGTAATCAAAAAACACAAAAAACCAACTCAATTTAATCCTGAAGGTGGAATCTTAGAAACAGAGGCAGCAATCCATGTTTCTAACGTACAATTATTAGATCCAAAAACAAACGAACCAACACGTGTTGGATACAAAATCGAAGATGGTAAAAAAGTTCGTATCGCTAAAAAATCAGGCGAAGAAATCAAATCTAATAATGAATAA
- the rpsH gene encoding 30S ribosomal protein S8 — MTINDPIADMLTRVRNANMVRHDKLELPASNIKKEIAEILKSEGFIKNVEYVEDDKQGVIRLFLKYGQNNECVITGLKRISKPGLRVYAKANEVPKVLNGLGIALVSTSEGVITDKEARKRNIGGEILAYIW, encoded by the coding sequence ATGACAATCAACGATCCAATTGCAGATATGCTAACTCGTGTAAGAAACGCAAACATGGTGCGTCACGATAAATTAGAATTACCTGCATCAAATATCAAAAAAGAAATTGCTGAAATATTAAAGAGTGAAGGTTTCATCAAAAATGTAGAATACGTTGAAGACGATAAACAAGGAGTTATCCGTTTATTCCTTAAATATGGTCAAAACAACGAATGTGTTATCACAGGTTTAAAACGTATTTCTAAACCAGGTTTACGTGTTTATGCAAAAGCTAACGAAGTACCTAAAGTACTTAACGGTTTAGGTATTGCATTAGTTTCAACTTCTGAAGGTGTTATCACTGACAAAGAAGCTAGAAAACGTAACATCGGTGGAGAAATCTTAGCATACATTTGGTAA
- the rplE gene encoding 50S ribosomal protein L5 — MNRLKERYSSEVTQNLVKKFNYSSVMEVPKIEKIVVNMGVGDAVQNSKVLDDAVEELQAITGQKPLITKAKKSVATFRLREGMPIGAKTTLRGERMYDFLDKLISVSLPRVRDFRGVSKTAFDGRGNYTLGIKEQLIFPEIDYDRVSKVRGMDIVIVTTANTDEEARELLTQFGMPFQK; from the coding sequence TTGAACCGTTTAAAAGAAAGATATAGCTCTGAAGTTACTCAAAACTTAGTTAAAAAGTTTAACTACAGTTCAGTAATGGAAGTACCAAAAATTGAAAAAATTGTTGTGAATATGGGTGTTGGTGACGCTGTTCAAAATTCTAAAGTGTTAGACGACGCTGTAGAAGAATTACAAGCAATCACTGGTCAAAAACCATTAATCACTAAAGCGAAAAAATCAGTAGCAACATTCCGTTTACGTGAAGGTATGCCAATCGGTGCAAAAACAACTTTACGTGGAGAAAGAATGTATGACTTCTTAGACAAACTAATCTCAGTTTCACTACCACGTGTACGTGACTTCCGTGGTGTTTCTAAAACTGCATTCGACGGTAGAGGTAACTATACTTTAGGTATTAAAGAACAATTAATTTTCCCAGAAATTGACTACGATCGAGTAAGTAAAGTAAGAGGAATGGATATCGTTATCGTAACGACTGCTAACACTGACGAGGAAGCTCGTGAATTGTTAACACAATTCGGTATGCCATTTCAAAAATAA
- a CDS encoding type Z 30S ribosomal protein S14, translating to MAKSSMVAKQQKKQKYQVREYTRCERCGRPHSVYRKFKLCRICFRELAYKGQIPGVRKASW from the coding sequence GTGGCTAAAAGTTCAATGGTTGCTAAGCAACAGAAAAAACAAAAGTACCAAGTACGTGAGTATACACGCTGTGAACGTTGTGGTCGTCCACATTCTGTATATCGTAAATTTAAATTATGCCGTATTTGTTTCCGTGAATTAGCTTATAAAGGCCAAATCCCTGGCGTTCGTAAAGCTAGCTGGTAA